A part of Bosea sp. (in: a-proteobacteria) genomic DNA contains:
- a CDS encoding GNAT family N-acetyltransferase: MQTTITVLKPADQAAWEPLWQGYLAFYNAVVAADTTARSFARLTGGNTAMGGFLARRDGRAVGLVHWICHPSTWTVGDYCYLQDLYVDPDLRGGGVGRALIEAVYVRARQRDCSRVYWLTHESNAEAMKLYDRIADRSGFVQYRKVL, translated from the coding sequence ATGCAGACAACGATCACTGTCCTCAAGCCGGCCGACCAGGCCGCCTGGGAACCGCTCTGGCAGGGCTATCTGGCGTTCTACAACGCGGTCGTCGCGGCTGACACGACGGCAAGAAGCTTCGCGCGCCTGACGGGCGGCAACACGGCGATGGGCGGCTTTCTCGCCCGTCGCGACGGGCGCGCGGTCGGCCTCGTGCACTGGATCTGCCATCCCAGCACCTGGACCGTGGGCGATTACTGCTACCTTCAGGATCTTTATGTTGACCCCGATCTGCGCGGCGGCGGCGTGGGCCGCGCGCTGATCGAGGCGGTCTATGTGCGCGCGCGCCAGCGTGACTGCTCGCGCGTGTACTGGCTGACGCACGAGTCCAATGCCGAGGCGATGAAACTTTACGACCGCATAGCAGACCGCAGCGGCTTCGTGCAGTATCGCAAGGTGCTCTGA
- a CDS encoding peroxiredoxin: protein MTIKVGDRLPQSTFRVMTADGPAARTTDEIFAGRSVVLFAVPGAFTPTCHRNHLPGFLAKADEIKARGIDAIAVVAVNDVFVMNAWSRDTGAGDKIEFLSDGNADFAKATGLELDGSGFGLGTRFQRFSMVVRDGVVASLNIEDAPGKAEISGAEALMKDLAGA, encoded by the coding sequence ATGACGATCAAGGTTGGCGACCGGCTGCCGCAGAGCACGTTCCGGGTCATGACCGCCGATGGCCCCGCTGCCCGCACGACCGACGAGATCTTCGCGGGCCGCAGCGTCGTCCTGTTCGCGGTGCCGGGCGCCTTCACGCCCACATGCCACCGCAACCATCTGCCCGGTTTCCTCGCCAAGGCCGACGAGATCAAGGCCAGGGGCATCGACGCCATCGCGGTCGTGGCGGTGAACGACGTGTTCGTGATGAACGCCTGGTCCAGGGACACGGGCGCCGGCGACAAGATCGAGTTCCTTTCCGACGGCAACGCCGATTTCGCCAAGGCGACAGGACTTGAGCTAGACGGCTCGGGCTTTGGCCTGGGCACCCGCTTCCAGCGCTTCTCGATGGTGGTGCGCGACGGCGTGGTGGCCTCTCTCAACATCGAGGACGCGCCCGGCAAGGCCGAGATTTCCGGCGCGGAAGCCTTGATGAAGGACCTCGCCGGCGCCTGA
- a CDS encoding YqgE/AlgH family protein: MRIADVSKSSGRSYLDGQCLIAMPGMRDERFKRTVVYVCAHSDEGAMGLVINRRAPDVQLSELLLQLGIVENEQAIRLRPSEAEVQVLRGGPVETGRGFVLHSSDYFTDASTLPIDDGVCLTHTIDVLRAIAVGDGPRQAVLALGYAGWGAGQLEHEIQANGWLHCDADAGLLFDISHDTKYQRALSKLGIDPGRLSSAAGHG, encoded by the coding sequence ATGAGGATCGCGGACGTTTCAAAATCGTCTGGCCGCAGCTATCTCGACGGCCAGTGCCTGATCGCCATGCCCGGCATGCGCGACGAGCGCTTCAAGCGCACGGTTGTCTATGTCTGCGCCCATTCCGATGAAGGGGCGATGGGCCTTGTCATCAATCGTCGCGCGCCGGATGTGCAGCTGTCCGAGCTTCTGCTCCAGCTCGGCATCGTCGAGAACGAGCAGGCGATCCGGCTCCGTCCCTCCGAGGCTGAAGTTCAGGTGCTGCGCGGCGGCCCCGTCGAAACCGGGCGCGGCTTCGTCCTGCACTCGTCGGATTACTTCACCGATGCCTCGACCCTGCCCATCGACGACGGCGTGTGCCTGACCCACACCATCGACGTGCTGCGCGCCATCGCGGTGGGCGACGGGCCACGCCAGGCGGTGCTGGCCCTTGGTTATGCGGGCTGGGGGGCTGGACAGCTCGAACACGAGATTCAGGCCAATGGCTGGCTGCACTGCGATGCCGATGCCGGGCTGCTCTTCGACATCAGCCACGACACCAAGTACCAGCGCGCCTTGTCCAAGCTCGGCATTGATCCGGGGCGGCTCTCCAGCGCCGCCGGCCATGGCTGA
- a CDS encoding EAL domain-containing protein encodes MRCWPRTRAGESGDRRRGLSTGLGGPALPSPLALISSCRHHHPDRTPRRPPKIAGSNPPVPLLSLLRTCLLSLLALVAFVQGAAAVEAVRVPVDVPALDLTETVTRNRSDGDVIQISTAPGADGIVRRIAVRAREAGSRPDWIVFALKNDSDEQIDRLLVAPFHRLIGSGVIWPDLGSSRIEAVTASQGLRPEREDSTEADVFLITLDPGATITFVAELNSNRLPQLYLWEPDAYREKLNGLTLYKGIIIGIAGLVALFLTITFVVKGAVIFPASAALAWAVLAYAGLDFGFFQRIFPLSPSAERIYRAGAEAVLAATLLVFLFAYLNLARWHVRYGHITAAWLIGLAGLIALAVVDPPVASGVARMSIAAVAAIGFVLVLHLASHGYDRAIMLIPTWFVLSVWVAAAGFTVAGQLTRDLVPAALIGGLVLIVILIGFTVLQHAIAGGGMAAGVITDSERKALALTGSGDVVFDWDVVSDKVHVSPELEASLGLSRGTLEGQAGRWLDHLHPADRDSWRMTLAGLIEHRRGKINLDIRLRAANGPYQWHQVKARPITGSDGEVIRIVGTICDVTDDRMAQERLMHDAVHDKLTGLPNRQLFQDRLDAALALARQDEGIQPTVIFIDMDRFKAVNESVGMSAGDSILLTVARRLARILRPQDTLARVASDEFAMIILSEREHERLNQLTELIRRAVNTPITQSEREIFLTASIGVAFYDGAVAIKRDDVMKNAELAMVHAKRQGGDRIEIFRPTMRTDRNDRLALESDLRRAIERGEMKVFFQPIVRLEDRTIAGFEALLRWDHPKEGRINPQVFIPVAEETGLIVELGAFVLERTARELSAWQAALDVDPPIFASVNISSRQLLRHDLLHDVKQALGRHRVLPQTLKLELTESLVMENPEYAAQMLTRIRALGAGLSLDDFGTGYSSLAYLERFPFDTIKIDQSFVRQMAQGKQPVILRSIMALAADLGMDVVAEGVESESDAIELYQIGAQYAQGFAFGEAMSGEEARRLVGAVEKAA; translated from the coding sequence ATGCGCTGCTGGCCTCGGACCCGCGCCGGTGAGAGCGGTGATCGCCGTCGCGGCTTATCCACCGGGCTCGGCGGCCCTGCCTTGCCCTCGCCACTGGCGCTGATTAGCAGTTGTCGCCACCATCATCCAGACAGGACGCCGCGCCGTCCCCCCAAGATAGCAGGTTCCAACCCGCCCGTGCCCCTCTTGAGCCTCCTCAGGACGTGTCTGCTGAGCCTGCTGGCGCTGGTCGCCTTCGTGCAGGGCGCGGCCGCCGTGGAGGCGGTGCGGGTGCCGGTGGACGTGCCGGCGCTGGACCTGACGGAGACGGTGACGCGCAACCGCTCCGATGGCGACGTGATCCAGATCTCGACCGCCCCCGGCGCAGACGGCATCGTGCGCCGCATCGCCGTGCGCGCCCGCGAGGCCGGATCGCGGCCGGACTGGATCGTGTTCGCGCTCAAGAACGACAGCGACGAGCAGATCGACCGGCTTCTGGTCGCGCCTTTCCACCGGCTGATCGGCTCTGGCGTGATCTGGCCCGACCTCGGCTCCTCGCGCATCGAGGCGGTGACCGCGAGCCAGGGCCTCAGGCCCGAGCGGGAGGACAGCACGGAGGCCGATGTCTTCCTCATCACGCTTGATCCGGGGGCCACCATCACCTTCGTGGCCGAGCTCAATTCCAACCGTCTGCCGCAGCTCTACCTCTGGGAACCCGACGCCTATCGCGAAAAGCTGAACGGCCTGACGCTCTACAAGGGCATCATCATCGGCATCGCCGGGCTGGTGGCGCTGTTCCTCACGATCACCTTCGTGGTCAAGGGCGCAGTGATCTTTCCGGCTTCGGCGGCGCTGGCCTGGGCGGTTCTCGCCTATGCAGGGCTCGACTTCGGCTTTTTCCAGCGCATATTCCCGCTGTCGCCCTCGGCGGAGCGCATCTATCGGGCTGGCGCGGAGGCCGTGCTGGCGGCGACCTTGCTGGTCTTCCTCTTCGCCTATCTCAACCTCGCGCGCTGGCATGTGCGCTATGGGCACATCACCGCCGCCTGGCTGATCGGGCTGGCTGGGCTGATCGCGCTCGCGGTGGTCGATCCGCCAGTGGCGTCCGGCGTGGCCCGCATGTCGATCGCGGCGGTCGCGGCGATCGGCTTTGTGCTGGTGCTGCATCTGGCCAGCCATGGCTATGACCGGGCCATCATGCTGATCCCCACCTGGTTCGTGCTGAGCGTCTGGGTGGCTGCGGCCGGCTTCACCGTGGCGGGGCAACTGACGCGCGATCTCGTGCCTGCTGCCCTCATCGGCGGGCTGGTGCTCATTGTCATCCTGATCGGCTTCACCGTGCTGCAGCATGCCATCGCCGGCGGCGGCATGGCGGCCGGGGTCATCACCGATTCCGAGCGCAAGGCGCTGGCGCTGACCGGCTCGGGCGACGTCGTGTTCGACTGGGACGTGGTCTCCGACAAGGTGCATGTCTCCCCGGAGCTGGAAGCCTCGCTCGGGCTCTCGCGCGGGACGCTCGAAGGCCAGGCGGGGCGCTGGCTGGACCACCTGCATCCCGCCGACCGCGATTCCTGGCGGATGACGCTGGCCGGGCTGATCGAGCACCGGCGCGGCAAGATCAATCTCGACATCCGCCTGCGCGCCGCCAATGGCCCCTATCAGTGGCATCAGGTGAAAGCCCGCCCCATCACGGGCTCGGATGGCGAGGTGATCCGCATCGTCGGCACCATCTGCGACGTGACCGACGATCGGATGGCGCAGGAGCGCCTGATGCATGACGCCGTGCATGACAAGCTCACCGGCCTGCCAAACCGGCAGCTCTTCCAGGACCGGCTGGACGCGGCGCTGGCGCTGGCGCGGCAGGATGAGGGCATCCAGCCCACCGTCATCTTCATCGACATGGACCGCTTCAAGGCGGTCAATGAATCGGTGGGCATGTCGGCGGGCGATTCCATCCTGCTGACGGTGGCGCGCCGGCTCGCGCGGATCCTGAGGCCCCAGGATACGCTGGCGCGGGTGGCGAGCGACGAATTCGCGATGATCATCCTCTCCGAGCGCGAGCATGAGCGGCTGAACCAGCTGACTGAACTGATCCGCCGCGCGGTCAATACGCCGATCACCCAGTCCGAGCGGGAGATCTTCCTCACTGCCTCGATCGGCGTCGCCTTCTATGACGGGGCGGTGGCCATCAAGCGCGACGACGTCATGAAGAATGCCGAGCTCGCCATGGTCCACGCCAAGCGCCAGGGCGGGGACCGCATCGAGATCTTCCGGCCGACCATGCGCACCGACCGCAATGACAGGCTGGCTCTGGAGAGCGACCTGCGCCGCGCCATCGAGCGGGGCGAGATGAAGGTGTTTTTCCAGCCCATCGTCCGGCTGGAGGACCGCACCATCGCAGGGTTCGAGGCGCTGCTGCGCTGGGACCACCCCAAGGAAGGACGCATCAACCCGCAGGTGTTCATCCCCGTGGCGGAGGAGACCGGGCTTATCGTGGAGCTGGGCGCCTTCGTGCTGGAGCGCACCGCACGGGAGCTTTCCGCCTGGCAGGCGGCGCTGGATGTGGACCCGCCGATTTTCGCCAGCGTCAACATCTCCAGCCGCCAGCTTCTGCGCCATGACCTTCTGCATGACGTGAAGCAGGCGCTGGGGCGCCACCGCGTGCTGCCTCAGACGCTGAAGCTGGAACTCACCGAAAGCCTGGTGATGGAGAACCCCGAATATGCCGCGCAGATGCTCACACGCATCAGGGCGCTGGGCGCGGGGCTGTCGCTCGATGATTTCGGCACGGGCTATTCGTCCCTCGCCTATCTCGAGCGCTTCCCCTTCGACACGATCAAGATCGACCAGAGCTTCGTGCGCCAGATGGCCCAGGGCAAGCAGCCCGTGATCCTGCGCTCGATCATGGCGCTGGCGGCGGACCTCGGCATGGACGTGGTGGCCGAGGGGGTGGAGAGCGAGTCCGACGCGATCGAACTTTACCAGATCGGGGCCCAGTATGCGCAAGGTTTCGCCTTTGGCGAGGCGATGAGCGGCGAAGAGGCGCGCCGTCTGGTCGGTGCGGTCGAAAAGGCCGCCTGA
- a CDS encoding GNAT family N-acetyltransferase, with product MALFRFTADTTPRAVLKGDGVMLRHPIMDDFEEWAALRARSRAFLEPWEPIWSEDDLTRRAFRQRVKRAAAEGDADEAYAFLIFRMQDQALVGGLTLGLVRRGVAQACTMGYWIGEPHAGQGYMTRAVKAVTRHAFEDLHLRRIEAACLPSNDRSRTLLERVGFQREGFARQYLCIAGRWEDHLLYALLASDPRR from the coding sequence ATGGCCCTGTTCCGCTTCACCGCCGACACCACACCGAGAGCAGTCCTCAAGGGCGACGGAGTGATGCTGCGCCATCCCATCATGGACGATTTCGAGGAATGGGCGGCGCTGAGGGCGCGCAGCCGGGCCTTCCTCGAGCCGTGGGAGCCGATCTGGAGCGAGGACGACCTGACGCGCCGCGCCTTCCGCCAGCGGGTGAAGCGCGCGGCCGCCGAAGGTGATGCGGACGAGGCCTATGCCTTCCTCATCTTCCGCATGCAGGACCAGGCGCTGGTGGGCGGCCTCACGCTCGGGCTGGTGAGGCGGGGCGTGGCCCAGGCCTGCACCATGGGCTACTGGATCGGCGAGCCCCATGCCGGGCAAGGCTACATGACCCGCGCGGTGAAGGCCGTGACGCGCCATGCCTTCGAGGATCTGCACCTGCGGCGCATCGAGGCCGCCTGCCTGCCGTCAAATGACCGCTCGCGCACCCTGCTCGAACGGGTCGGCTTCCAGCGCGAGGGCTTCGCGCGGCAGTATCTGTGCATCGCCGGCCGATGGGAGGATCACCTGCTCTATGCGCTGCTGGCCTCGGACCCGCGCCGGTGA
- a CDS encoding insulinase family protein has product MSAKLTLPAAAPGLIMPGDEGVTITTLPSGLRIVSERMNHASTVSLGVWISAGSRHEAAGQHGLAHLLEHMAFKGTARRSARQIAEEIEAVGGDINAATSIEYTCYTARTLEEDLTLAIDILADILLNSSFAAEELAREKGVILQELAAVEDTPDDLVYDLFLARGFAEQPLGRAILGTPETVQGFDADAIRAYLAGHYTAGRMVIAACGAVDHDRLVALASAAFAPLPAGLLAPAGASASDQAHRALYTGGEVRRVARTDQSHLVLGFRGQPFTGGEHHALQVLATVMGGGLSSRLFQEVRETRGLAYAIDAFHWAFTDAGVFGIGAGTAPKDIPELVRVCMHCLRDAGQSVSEAEVQRARAQMKVGLLGALETPGGRVEQLARQVLTFGRVIPRDEIAARIDAVTAQDVRAAALDVLASPPTLAMVGPKIKAADLKLADLTASGAH; this is encoded by the coding sequence ATGAGCGCCAAGCTCACCCTTCCGGCGGCTGCGCCCGGGCTGATCATGCCCGGCGACGAAGGCGTGACGATCACCACCCTGCCTTCGGGGCTGCGGATCGTGTCCGAGCGCATGAACCATGCCTCCACCGTGTCGCTGGGCGTGTGGATCAGCGCCGGCTCCCGCCATGAGGCGGCGGGGCAGCACGGGCTGGCGCACCTGCTAGAGCATATGGCCTTCAAGGGCACGGCGCGGCGCTCGGCGCGGCAGATCGCCGAGGAGATCGAGGCCGTGGGCGGCGACATCAACGCCGCCACGAGCATCGAATACACCTGCTACACCGCACGCACGCTGGAAGAGGACCTTACCCTCGCCATCGACATCCTGGCCGACATCCTGCTCAACTCCAGCTTCGCGGCGGAGGAACTGGCCCGCGAGAAGGGCGTGATCCTGCAGGAACTGGCGGCGGTGGAGGATACGCCGGACGATCTCGTCTACGACCTGTTCCTGGCGCGCGGCTTCGCCGAACAGCCGCTCGGCCGCGCCATCCTCGGCACGCCGGAAACGGTGCAGGGCTTCGATGCCGATGCGATCCGCGCCTATCTTGCCGGGCATTACACCGCCGGGCGCATGGTCATCGCCGCCTGCGGCGCGGTGGACCATGATCGGCTCGTGGCGCTGGCCAGCGCCGCCTTTGCGCCCCTGCCTGCCGGGCTCCTTGCTCCGGCGGGCGCATCGGCCTCGGACCAGGCCCATCGCGCGCTCTACACGGGCGGGGAGGTGCGGCGCGTGGCGCGCACCGACCAGAGCCATCTCGTGCTCGGATTCAGGGGGCAGCCCTTCACCGGCGGCGAGCATCATGCGCTCCAGGTTTTGGCGACCGTGATGGGCGGCGGCCTTTCGTCGCGGCTGTTTCAGGAGGTGCGCGAGACGCGCGGCCTCGCCTATGCCATCGACGCGTTCCATTGGGCCTTCACCGATGCCGGGGTCTTCGGCATCGGCGCCGGCACGGCGCCCAAGGACATTCCGGAACTGGTGCGGGTGTGCATGCACTGCCTGCGCGATGCGGGCCAGAGCGTGAGCGAGGCCGAGGTGCAGCGCGCGCGGGCGCAGATGAAGGTGGGCCTGCTCGGCGCGCTGGAAACGCCGGGCGGCCGCGTGGAGCAGCTGGCGCGCCAGGTGCTGACCTTCGGGCGCGTCATCCCGCGCGACGAGATCGCGGCGCGCATCGACGCGGTGACGGCGCAGGATGTGCGCGCGGCCGCGCTCGACGTGCTCGCCTCGCCGCCAACGCTTGCCATGGTCGGGCCGAAGATCAAGGCCGCAGACTTGAAACTTGCGGATCTGACGGCTTCTGGCGCACATTGA
- a CDS encoding threonine synthase: protein MLHISTRGEAPALSFCDALLAGLARDGGLYVPESYPRLSQDEIAGFAGQSYASVAKTVMGALVGGEIPQAALDGMIDAAYASFRHPAVCPLVQIGDNLFVQELFHGPTLAFKDVAMQLLGRMMDHVLTERGQRATIVGATSGDTGGAAIEAFRGLSQVDIFILYPHGRVSEVQRRQMTTVDAPNVHALAIDGDFDDCQALVKAMFNHQAFRDEMRLSGVNSINWGRIAAQVVYYFTAAVSLGAPGRPVSFSVPTGNFGDVLAGWVAKRMGLPIERLVVATNVNDILVRTVRTGAYQATGVTPTTSPSMDIQVSSNFERLLFEAHGRDGVAIRRMMGNLAQSKRFEVEPGPLEAIRGEFDAVAVSEAATAGEIASVWRQAGYLLDPHTAIGVDAARQGLAADPRTPMVVLGTAHPAKFPDAVRAASGVHPALPAHLSDLLERKELFTRLPNAQGDVERFIRSQARAVRSVAA, encoded by the coding sequence GTGCTGCACATCTCCACGCGGGGCGAGGCCCCCGCCCTTTCCTTCTGCGACGCGCTGTTGGCGGGGCTGGCGCGCGATGGCGGTCTGTACGTGCCCGAGAGCTATCCGCGCCTCAGCCAGGACGAGATCGCAGGCTTTGCCGGCCAGTCCTACGCCAGCGTCGCAAAGACCGTGATGGGCGCTCTGGTGGGCGGGGAGATCCCGCAAGCGGCGCTCGATGGCATGATCGACGCGGCCTATGCCAGCTTCCGCCATCCGGCAGTGTGTCCGCTCGTGCAGATCGGCGACAATCTCTTCGTGCAGGAGCTGTTCCACGGCCCCACGCTGGCCTTCAAGGACGTGGCGATGCAGCTGCTCGGGCGCATGATGGACCATGTGCTCACCGAGCGGGGCCAGCGCGCGACAATCGTTGGCGCGACCTCGGGCGACACGGGCGGAGCGGCGATCGAGGCCTTCCGCGGCCTCAGCCAGGTCGACATCTTCATCCTCTATCCCCACGGCCGGGTCTCCGAGGTGCAGCGCCGGCAGATGACCACCGTGGACGCGCCCAATGTCCACGCCCTCGCCATCGATGGCGATTTCGACGACTGCCAGGCGCTTGTGAAGGCGATGTTCAACCATCAGGCCTTCCGCGACGAGATGCGCCTGTCGGGCGTCAACTCGATCAACTGGGGCCGCATCGCAGCGCAGGTCGTCTACTACTTCACCGCCGCCGTTTCACTGGGGGCGCCCGGCCGGCCGGTGTCGTTCTCGGTGCCGACCGGCAATTTCGGCGACGTGCTGGCAGGCTGGGTCGCCAAGCGCATGGGCTTGCCGATCGAGCGGCTGGTTGTGGCGACGAACGTCAATGACATCCTGGTGCGCACCGTGCGCACGGGCGCCTACCAGGCCACGGGCGTGACGCCGACCACATCGCCGTCGATGGACATCCAGGTATCGTCCAACTTCGAGCGCCTGCTGTTCGAGGCGCATGGACGCGACGGCGTCGCCATCAGGCGCATGATGGGCAACCTCGCCCAGTCGAAGCGTTTCGAGGTGGAGCCAGGGCCGCTCGAGGCCATTCGCGGCGAGTTCGATGCGGTGGCGGTGAGCGAGGCCGCGACGGCCGGCGAAATCGCCTCCGTCTGGCGGCAGGCGGGCTACCTGCTCGATCCGCACACGGCGATCGGCGTCGATGCGGCAAGGCAGGGACTCGCAGCGGACCCGCGCACGCCGATGGTGGTGCTGGGCACCGCGCACCCGGCCAAGTTTCCCGACGCCGTGCGCGCAGCCTCCGGCGTCCACCCCGCCCTGCCGGCGCATCTGTCCGACCTGCTGGAGCGCAAGGAGCTGTTCACGCGCCTGCCCAATGCGCAGGGCGATGTCGAGCGCTTCATCCGCAGCCAGGCCCGCGCCGTGCGCTCGGTGGCGGCATGA
- a CDS encoding SURF1 family protein, giving the protein MAKAARKTKRAAGRAKAPGAASALARPASLLLLTVLAALSIVILCGLGFWQLQRMGEKRAFLDRLAAQRSVAPAQLPEPALWPTLNLDRADLSRVTASGVWLPQASATVRVAMGAPQPGERRLGGFGRYLITAMRLDNGAVVLVNRGFAPEEMHAALPAPTGRAQVIGILRKPEASNSFTPPPDPAQRDFHTRDPATIAAALNVRAAPFLIEAERSGDAMIPPVGTDIAELIRRVPNNHLQYALTWFGLAAALAGVFIAFIRAGRAMPAPGSDKP; this is encoded by the coding sequence ATGGCGAAGGCCGCACGCAAGACCAAACGCGCTGCGGGACGCGCCAAAGCGCCTGGCGCAGCCAGCGCCCTGGCGCGGCCGGCTTCGCTCCTGCTGCTCACCGTCCTCGCCGCGCTATCGATCGTCATCCTGTGCGGTCTCGGCTTCTGGCAATTGCAGCGCATGGGCGAGAAGCGCGCCTTCCTTGACCGGCTGGCCGCCCAGCGCAGCGTGGCCCCTGCGCAACTGCCGGAGCCTGCGCTGTGGCCGACGCTCAACCTGGACCGCGCCGATCTTTCCCGGGTCACGGCCAGCGGCGTGTGGCTGCCCCAGGCCAGCGCCACGGTGCGTGTGGCGATGGGCGCGCCGCAGCCGGGCGAGCGGCGGCTGGGCGGCTTCGGCCGCTATCTCATCACAGCCATGCGCCTCGACAATGGCGCGGTGGTGCTGGTGAACCGCGGCTTTGCGCCCGAGGAGATGCACGCCGCGCTGCCGGCCCCGACCGGGCGGGCGCAGGTCATCGGCATCCTGCGCAAGCCCGAAGCCTCCAACAGCTTCACGCCGCCCCCGGACCCCGCGCAGCGCGATTTCCACACGCGCGATCCGGCGACAATCGCAGCTGCGCTCAACGTCAGGGCCGCACCCTTCCTGATCGAGGCGGAGCGCTCGGGCGATGCGATGATCCCGCCGGTCGGCACCGACATCGCGGAGCTGATCAGGCGCGTGCCGAACAACCATCTGCAATACGCCCTAACCTGGTTCGGGCTTGCGGCCGCGCTGGCCGGCGTCTTCATCGCCTTCATCCGCGCGGGGCGGGCGATGCCGGCGCCGGGCAGCGACAAGCCATGA
- a CDS encoding DUF983 domain-containing protein translates to MATPSPFSAGLACRCPRCGEGRILSGFLTVRPSCAACGLDLGFADSADGPAVIIMFIAGFAIIGGVLALEMAYEPPFWVHMAIWVPLAVALCLSLLRPMKGLAIALQYARDAGEGRVER, encoded by the coding sequence ATGGCAACGCCCTCGCCCTTTTCCGCCGGCCTCGCCTGCCGCTGTCCACGCTGCGGCGAGGGCAGGATCCTGAGCGGCTTTCTCACCGTGCGCCCATCCTGCGCGGCGTGCGGGCTTGATCTTGGCTTCGCCGATTCAGCCGATGGCCCCGCCGTCATCATCATGTTCATCGCGGGCTTCGCCATCATCGGCGGCGTCCTGGCGCTGGAAATGGCCTATGAGCCGCCGTTCTGGGTGCATATGGCGATCTGGGTCCCGCTTGCCGTCGCGCTGTGCCTGAGCCTGCTCAGACCCATGAAGGGCCTCGCCATCGCCCTGCAATATGCGCGCGACGCCGGTGAGGGCCGGGTGGAGCGCTGA
- a CDS encoding cytochrome c oxidase subunit 3: MASGTTKNHDYHLVDPSPWPLIGAFAAFVMATGMVMTMKGMAPAGMKIGPLVLGAGVLGVLYTMFAWWVDVTREAEHQGHHTRVVQIHHRYGMMMFIASEVMFFVAWFWAYFDVALFAGEAQQYARADFTGGVWPPKGIETFDPWHLPLLNTLILLTSGTTVTWAHHAMLHDDRKGLKQALWLTVILGVLFTVCQVYEYSHAAFTFSGHVYGSTFYMATGFHGAHVVIGTIFLAVCLYRAYLGHFTPKQHLGFEFAAWYWHFVDVVWLFLFAAIYVWGAGAAAGH, encoded by the coding sequence ATGGCCAGCGGGACCACCAAGAACCACGATTATCACCTCGTCGATCCGAGCCCGTGGCCGTTGATCGGCGCGTTCGCCGCCTTCGTGATGGCGACCGGCATGGTGATGACCATGAAGGGCATGGCTCCCGCGGGCATGAAGATCGGGCCGCTGGTGCTCGGCGCAGGGGTGCTGGGCGTGCTCTACACCATGTTCGCCTGGTGGGTGGACGTGACGCGCGAGGCCGAGCATCAGGGCCACCACACCCGCGTGGTGCAGATCCATCACCGCTATGGCATGATGATGTTCATCGCCTCCGAGGTGATGTTCTTCGTGGCCTGGTTCTGGGCCTATTTCGATGTCGCACTGTTCGCCGGCGAGGCGCAGCAATACGCCCGTGCTGATTTCACGGGCGGGGTCTGGCCGCCCAAGGGCATCGAGACCTTCGATCCGTGGCACCTGCCGCTTCTCAACACGCTGATCCTGCTGACCTCGGGCACCACGGTGACCTGGGCGCACCACGCGATGCTGCATGATGACCGCAAGGGCCTGAAGCAGGCGCTGTGGCTGACCGTTATCCTGGGCGTTCTCTTCACGGTCTGCCAGGTCTACGAGTATTCGCACGCCGCCTTCACCTTCTCGGGCCACGTCTATGGCTCGACCTTCTACATGGCCACCGGCTTCCATGGCGCGCATGTGGTGATCGGCACGATCTTCCTGGCGGTGTGCCTGTACCGCGCCTATCTCGGCCACTTCACGCCCAAGCAGCATCTCGGCTTCGAGTTCGCCGCCTGGTACTGGCACTTCGTGGACGTGGTGTGGCTGTTCCTGTTCGCCGCGATCTATGTCTGGGGCGCGGGCGCCGCCGCTGGCCACTGA
- a CDS encoding cytochrome c oxidase assembly protein — translation MSEKADSPSAKPEDIARLKATRTALWCGAIVASMTALAFASVPLYDLFCRVTGFGGTPMVRSVGASGTSDRVVQVRFDANVMPALGWSFEAERSVINARVGETMTVFYKVTNRSDRETTGIATFNVQPSTAGAHFVKMQCFCFTEHTLKPGESMEAPVVFYIDPDIETNRDMRDVGAMTLSYTYFPSRNGQAVSGPLADAKVGGDKPKL, via the coding sequence ATGAGCGAGAAAGCAGATAGTCCTTCCGCAAAGCCTGAGGACATCGCGCGGCTGAAGGCCACGCGCACGGCGCTGTGGTGCGGCGCCATCGTGGCGTCCATGACCGCGCTCGCCTTCGCATCCGTGCCGCTTTATGACCTGTTCTGCCGCGTCACCGGTTTTGGCGGCACGCCCATGGTTCGCAGCGTGGGGGCGTCGGGCACCTCGGACCGCGTGGTGCAGGTGCGCTTCGACGCCAATGTCATGCCGGCGCTCGGCTGGAGCTTCGAGGCTGAACGGAGCGTCATCAATGCGCGCGTCGGCGAGACGATGACAGTGTTTTACAAGGTGACCAACCGCTCCGACCGCGAGACGACAGGGATCGCCACCTTCAACGTGCAGCCCTCCACGGCGGGGGCGCATTTCGTGAAGATGCAGTGCTTCTGCTTCACCGAGCACACGCTCAAGCCGGGCGAGAGCATGGAGGCGCCGGTGGTGTTCTACATCGATCCGGACATCGAGACGAACCGGGACATGCGCGATGTCGGGGCCATGACCCTGTCGTACACCTATTTCCCGTCCAGGAACGGGCAGGCTGTCAGCGGCCCCCTTGCCGACGCGAAAGTCGGCGGGGACAAGCCGAAACTCTGA